The nucleotide window CGAACATGGCTTCTCACTCGGACACTTCCCGCAAAGCTTCGAGTACGCCACCATCGGTGGGTTCGCCGCAACCCGGTCGTCGGGCCAGGACTCGGCGGGCTACGGCCGTTTCAACGACATGATCATCGGCCTGCGCATGATCACTCCGGCCGGAGTGCTGGATCTGGGTCGGGTCGCCGCCTCAGCCGCCGGACCAGACCTGCGCCAGCTGGCAATCGGCTCGGAAGGCGTCTTCGGCGTGATCACCAAGGTGCGGTTGCGGGTGCACCGGTTACCCGAGACGACTCGCTATGAGGCGTGGTCGTTTCCGGACTTCGAGACCGGGGTCGCGGCCCTGCGCGCCGTCACCCAGGCGGGCACCGGCCCGACGGTGGTGCGGCTTTCCGATGAGGCCGAGACCGGCGTCAACCTCGCGACCCACGAGACGATCGGCGAAAACCAGGTCACCGGTGGATGTCTGGGCCTGACCCTGTTCGAGGGCACCAAGGAACACAGTGAGAGCAGGCACGCCGAGACGCGCGCGCTGCTAGAGGCGCACGGCGGCAAGTCACTCGGTGAAGGGCCGGCCCAAACATGGGAGCATGGCCGGTTCAGTGCGCCCTACCTGCGCGACTCGCTGCTGGCGGCCGGCGCGCTCTGCGAGACGCTGGAAACCGCCACCGACTGGTCCAACATTCCCGCCCTGAAAACCGCTGTCACCGAAGCTCTTACCACCTCCCTGGCGGAGTCGGGCACGCCGGCGCTGGTGATGTGTCATGTGTCGCACGTCTACCCAACCGGCGCCTCGTTGTACTTCACCGTCGTCGCCGGGCAACGCGGCAATCCGATCGAGCAGTGGTGGGCCGCCAAGAAGGCCGCGTGCGACGCGATCATGTCCACCGGCGGAACCATCACCCATCACCACGCGGTCGGCGCCGACCACCGAGCGTGGATGCGCGACGAGGTGGGCGATCTGGGTGTACAGCTGCTGCGTGCAATCAAGGAGACGCTCGATCCGGCCGGAATTCTCAATCCCGGCAAGCTGATTCCGTGAACGCGGAACAGCCCGTGAATCCCGCGGCGGGACGACTCCACCGCCGCAGGATTAACAAGGTCACCGCACTGACCAATCCCCAATCCGGACGCGGCGCCGCGGTCTCGGCCGCCGAACACGCGATCGCCCGGCTGCATCATCGCGGGGTGGAAGTCATCGAAATCGTCGGTGAGAACGCTGAAGATGCGCGCTATCTGCTGGCTGCCGCAGTCGAGAAGGGCACCGATGCCGTCGTCGTCACCGGCGGTGACGGCGTCATTTCCATCGCGTTGCAGGTGCTGGCCGGCACCGATGTTCCATTGGGAATCAATCCGGCGGGCACCGGCAACGATCATGCTCGCGAATTCGGAGTTCCTACAATGGATCCCGAGTCGGCTGCGGACATCATCGCGGACGGCTGGACGGAAACCATTGACCTGGGCCGAATCCGGGACAACCACGGGGTGGACAAATGGTTCGGCACCGTAGCGGCAACCGGATTCGATTCACTGGTCACCGATCGGGCAAATCGTATGAATTGGCCGCACGGTCGAATGCGCTACTACGCCGCGATGGTGGCCGAACTCTCGCAGTTGCGGCCGCTGCCATTCCGTTTGGTGATCGACGGAACTCAAGAAATCGACCGTGGCCTCACGCTTGCGGCTTTCGGCAATACCCGCAGCTACGGCGGCGGAATGCTGATCTGCCCTACGGCCGATCACACCGACGGCCTGCTCGACATCACCATGGTGCGCACGGGGTCACGAATACGATTTCTCCGCATGTTTCCCACCGTAGTCAAGGGCACCCACGTGGAACTCGACGAAGTCACCACCGCGCGAGCCAAGTCCATCGATGTCGACTGCCCGGGCATCAACGTGTACGCCGACGGCGACTTCGCCTGCCCTTTGCCCGCCAATATCTCTGTGGTTCCGGGCGCGCTGCACATTCTGCGACCCAACAACTGTTAGCAGTTGCCGAGTTGCCTCCAAGGCGACGGACTAGCGAGACTCGCAAGCTCGACTGACCTCACCTTCCACAACGACCACATCTAGGCAGAGTGCACAGCGTGCGTTTGCCTTCTCTGTGGCATTTGCCATGCGCTTTCGGAGCGCGGCCACAGCGTCGCTGCAACAATGTGGGTTCTACTCGGCCCGCCGGCCCCACGGCCGCGAGGCACGGACTGTGGGGAGGCTCAGTATGTCCTTTGTGAACGTGGCACCGGAGTTGGTGGCGGCCGCGGCAACCCAGCTGGGAAGCATTGGCTCGGCGGTCAATACGGCCAACGCGGCAGCGGCGGCATCGACGACGACGGTGTTGCCCGCGGCCGCCGATGAGGTCTCGGCGGCCATCGCCGCAGTGTTCGGCATCCACGCTCAGCAGTATCAGAAGCTCAGCACGCAAGCGACGGCGTTTCACGACCAGTTCGTACGAGCGCTGAGCGGAGCCGCCGGCTCGTACGCCAGCGCCGAGGCCGTCAACTCCTCGCTACAGAGCTGGGGCCAAGACATACTCAACGCGATCAATGCGCCTACCCAAGCGCTGTTAGGGCGCCCGCTGATCGGCAACGGCGCCGATGCGACGGTAGCGGGACAGAACGGCGGGGATGGCGGAATATTGATCGGCAGCGGCGGTGCCGGTGCTGCCGGTGGCGACGGGCAGGCCGGCGGTAGCGGCGGCAATGCCGGGCTGATCGGCCATGGCGGGTCGGGAGGGGCCGGCGGTAGCACCAATGCCCTAGGTGGCGTCGGCCCGGCGGGCGCGGGCGGGGCCGGCGGTCACGGCGGGTGGTGGTACGGCAACGGAGGCGCTGGTGGCATCGGCGGAGACAGCGAAGCCGGCTTCGCCTCCGGCAACGGAGGCGCTGGTGGTAATGCCGGACTGATCGGCAACGGTGGGGCCGCTGGTAACGGAGGAGGCCGCGTCACCGGCGGCACCGGCGGCTCCGGCGGCAGCGGCGGGGCCGGCGGTCACGGCGGGTGGTTGTACGGCGACGGTGGAGCCGGCGGCAACGGCGGGACTACCGACAGCGGTCCAAGCGGTGGCGGCAACGGAGGCGCCGGCGGTAACGCCGGGCTGATCGGCAACGGGGGCGCCGCCGGCAACGGCGCCGCCAGCAACGGTGGCACCTTGAACGGCGGCGAGGGAGGTGCCGGCGGCCACGGCGGGTGGTTATGCGGCAACGGCGGGAGCGGGGGCAGCGGTGGCGATAGCGGCCTCGTCAACGTCGGCGACGGCATCCAGGGCGGCAGCGGCGGGGCCGGCGGCAACGGCGGATGGTTGTTCGGCGCCGGCGGCAACGGCGGCAACGGCGGCAACGGCGGTACCGGAGAGTTGGGCATACACACCGACGGCGGCACCGGCGGCACCGGCGGCACCGGTGGCAACGGCGGCACCGGCGGATGGTTGTTCGGCAACGGCGGGTCCGGCGGGTCCGGCGGGACCGGCGGTGCCGGCGGCCCCGGCTTTGCGGGCAACGCGGACGGCCGCGGCGGGAACGGCGGCAGCGGTGGCGTCGGTGGGGACGCCGAGCTGATCGGCAATGGCGGCGACGGCGGGGCCGGCGGGAGCGCTGGATCCGGAATTGCCAGTGGCTCAGGTGGTGGCGGCGGAGCCGGTGGGACCCGCGGACTGCTGTACGGCCAACCCGGTACGTCCGGCGCCGACGGCTGAGGCTAGCGGTCTGTTCTCTGGTTCTGCCACGCCGGGACTCGGATGCGAGATGCAAGCAACGGCAACGGGTTCGGCCAATCCTGGGCCACCGGCGGCAAAGCTCGGGCAACCGCTCGACCACCGATCCTGTAACGGCCGCTGCACCGACAGCGACATCTTTTCCAAACCCGCTCATTAGGTGAGGGAACCCGCTCATTCGGGAGGGAAGATGTCAAGAGTTCGCCACACCGGAGTTGTCGCCACGGCGACCGCTTCGCTTTTCGCCTCGCTGTGCGTGGCGCCGGTGGCCTACGCCGGTGAGGTGGCGGCCTGGAATGGGGATTACATTCTTACGCTTGCCGCCAACGCGAAGACCGGCACCAGCGTCGCCGCCAGCCAACCTGAATTCGCCCACCGGACCAGCGTCTCCATCAGCTCGACTTGCTCGGCGGGCGTGTGCGTCGCGACGGTCAACAACCCCCCTCCACCGAAAAATGACTCCATGCCGCGATCGATCGAGTTCACGTGGAACGGGTCCCAATGGGTACGCGAAATGACCTGGAAATGGGACTGCCTGCTGCCGGATGGCACCATCGAATACGACCCGGCGAAATCTCTCTCGGTCTACACACCCGGGCAGTACGGAATCCTCACCGGCGTCTTCCACACCGACATCTACAGCGGCACCTGCAAAGGCAATGTCGACATGCCGTTGTCTGCCAAACCGGTTACGGTCCCGGTTAACTAGCCGACGCCGCGGCTGAGCCAGGTCACCTCGCCAGTGTCGCCACCGTTGCGATAGACCTCGAGCGCCTCATCCCACGCGGTACCCAGGACCGAATCCAACTCGGCCGCAAGCGTGTCAGCGCCCTGCGCCATCAGCGTCCGCAGCCGCATCTCCCCCACCATCGTGTCGCCGTTGGCGCTCATCGATCCGCTCCACAATCCGAGCTGCGGGGTATGACAGAACCGCTGCCCGTCGACTCCCGGGCTGGGATCCTCGGTGACCTCGAAACGCAGCACCGACCACGAGCGCAACGAGTTGGCCAGCCGTCCGCCGGTGCCCACCGGCCCGACCCAGTTGGTGGCCGCGCGCAGCTGCCCGTGCATCGCCGGCTGCGGCGTCCAGACCAAGTTCGCCTTGGCCTGCAGGGTCGACGACAGCGCCCACTCGACATGCGGGCACACCGCCGCTGGCGAGGCGTGGACGTAGACCACACCGGTCGTCAAGTCGGCGAACTGATTCGACGCACGCATCTGTTGCTCCTTCGGTTCCACGAGGGACGTCTTCCCCAACGACCTGGTGAACCGATCAGCAGAATGCCTGCGACGAAACGTCTGTAATTATTGTGTCCTGCGTGTCTATTGTGCCCTGTGGGACCCCTGTTGCGCTAGTGTGCAGTTTACTTTAGGTGGACTCGGCCAGAACTCGGTCTGACACCGCTGGCCATAGGTCCAATGCCCACTGGCCGAAATCGCGGTCGGTGAGCACCACCAGGGCCAGGTCCGCGTCGGGATCTGCCCAGATGAAACCACCCGATTGGCCGAAATGACCGTACGTGTGTCCCGAGTTGCGCGCACCCGTCCAGTGCGGTGCCTTGGCATCCCTGATTTCAAAACCCAGCCCCCAGTCGTTCGGTCGCTGCACACCGTATCCGGGCAGCACCCCATCCAGGCCCGGGAATTGCACCGCGGTGGCCTCGGCATGCATTTGGCTCGAGACCGTCGTCGGGCGCAACAGGTCGGCCGCGAAGAGCGCCAGATCGGCGACCGTCGAGGTGGCGCCGAACCCGGCCGCAGCCGCGCCGCCGTCCAGCCGGGTGGTGGTCATGCCCAGTGGCTCGAACACCGCCGCCGCCAGATAGCTGCTGAACTCGATCTCCGATTCGCGCTGGACTACCTCGGCCAGCACGGTGAAGCCGTAGTTCGAATACATCCGGCGAGTCCCGGGCGCGGCCAACGTCTGATCGGAATGCATGGCCAACCCCGACGTGTGTGCCAGCAGGTGGCGGACGGTGGAGCCGGGCGGACCGGCGTCGGTATCGAGCTCCACGGCGCCTTCCTCGATCGCGATCTGCGCGGCGCGGGCCACGAGGGGTTTGGTTACCGATGCCAGCGCGAATACCCGCGAAGTGTCACCGTGGGTAGCCAGTACACCGGCGGGTCCGACCACCGCAGCAGCAGCGGCCGACACCGGCCAGTCGTCCAGCAAGTCGAGAGCGGCCATCGAGCAGGAGCCTAGAGCGTGCCGACGAGCACGGTAACCGCGGATCGGTAAGTGGTGCCGCGTGCCGGTGCTCAGCTGGCGCCGACTCGGCCATTTCCTCGCGATTGGGCTACTTCCTGGCGATGTAGTAGTTGTTCAGCGGGTCCGACTCGATCTCGGCAACCTGCACGTCGTCGAAACCGGCATCGGCGAGCATCTCGGTCGCCAACTGGCGTCCCCACACCGTCCCGAGTCCCGCGCCGCCCAGCGCCAACGACACCGTCATGCAGTGCATCATCGAGATGGTGTAGAGGTAGGTGCTCATCGGGATGCCGATGTTGTCTTCGAGCCGACTCGAAGCCTTGATGTCGACCATCAGCAGCACACCACCGGGTCGCAACGCCCGGTAGATGTTCTCCAGCACACGCGCGGGCTGCGCCTGGTCGTGAATCGCGTCGAAGGCGGTCACCAGGTCGTAGGCTCCGGTCGTGTCCAACGTAGTCAGATCCTGACGCTCGAAGGCCACGTTGGTCAGCCCGAGGCGGGCCGCCTCGCCGGTTGCCGCGGCAACCGCCTCGTCCGAGAAGTCGATGCCGGTAAACCGACTCTCCGGGAAGGCCTGCGCCATGAGGTTGACTGCATGGCCGCTGCCGCAGCCGAAATCGGCGACATCGAGACCGGAACGCAGGCCCTCGGGCAGCCCGTCCACCAGCGGTAGGATGACGTCGATCAGCGCGCTGTCGAACACCTCACCGCTAACCTCGGCCATCAGCGTGTGAAAGCGCGGGTATTCGGTGTAGTGCACCCCGCCGCCCCCGCGAAAGCAGCCGATCACTTTTTGTTCGACCTCGCCGAGCAGCGGCAGGAACTGGGTCACCCGCGCCAGGTTGTTGGGTCCGGCGGCTCGGGTCAACGTTGCCGCGCGATGTTCGGGCAGGGCGTAGGTGGTGGCCTCGACGTCGTACTCGATAACCTGGCCAGCCGTCATGCCGCCCAGCCACTCGCGGACATAGCGCTCGCTGAGACCCGTCGCGTCGGCGATTTGCGCGCTGGTGGATGGCGGCAGCTGAGCCATGGTGTCCAGCAGTCCGGTCTGATGGCCGACGCTGAGCAGTATGGCCAGGCTGGCGCTGTCGATGGCCGCCACTATCCGGTCGCTGAATTCGTCTGTGGTTTCCGATGTGGTTTCGGTAGCCGCCATGATCAGCGACGCTACACCGACTCGCCTCGATGCCAAGCTAGCTTCCGGCGCCACGGTCACCTCGGCTCGGTGGCGAACAGTTAGGTTGGAGACCATGAGTCAGACAGTGCGCGGGGTGATCTCACGGAAAAAGGGCGAACCGGTTGAGTTGGTCGACATCGTGGTCCCGGATCCCGGGCCGGGCGAAGCCGTCGTCGACATCACCGCCTGCGGCGTCTGCCACACCGACCTGACCTACCGAGAAGGCGGCATCAACGACGAATACCCGTTCCTGCTCGGCCACGAGGCCGCGGGGACCGTCGAAGCGGTCGGACCGGGGGTGACTACCGTCGAACCCGGGGACTTCGTGATCCTCAACTGGCGAGCGGTGTGCGGTCAGTGTCGGGCCTGCAAACGCGGCCGGCCACGATATTGCTTCGACACCTTCAACGCCGAACAGAAGATGACGCTGACCGACGGCACCGAACTGACACCGGCGTTGGGCATCGGAGCGTTCGCCGACAAGACGTTGGTGCATGCCGGTCAATGCACCAAGGTCGATCCCGCGGCCGATCCCGCGGTGGCCGGCTTGCTGGGCTGCGGGGTGATGGCGGGCATTGGTGCGGCCATCAACACCGGGGGCGTGACCCGAGACGACACCGTCGCGGTGATCGGCTGTGGCGGCGTGGGCGATGCGGCCATTGCCGGGGCTGCGCTCGTGGGAGCCAAGAAGATCATCGCGGTCGATACCGACAACACGAAGTTGGAGTGGGCCCGCAAGTTTGGTGCCACCCACACCGTCAACGCCCGCGAATTCGACGTCGTCACGACGATCCAGGACCTCACCGGCGGCTTTGGAGTGGACGTGGTGATCGACGCGGTCGGCCGGCCCGAAACCTGGAAGCAGGCGTTCTACGCCCGTGACCTGGCCGGAACCGTTGTTCTGGTGGGCGTGCCCACGCCCGACATGCGGCTGGAGATGCGGCTGGTGGACTTCTTCTCCCACGGCGGGGCCCTGAAATCGTCCTGGTACGGCGATTGCCTACCCGAGCGCGACTTCCCCACGCTAATCGACCTCTACCTGCAGGGCCGGCTTCCGCTGGACAAGTTCGTTTCCGAAAAGATCGGTCTCGGCAGCATTGAGGAGGCATTCGAGAAGATGCACGCCGGCAAGGTGCTGCGCTCGGTGGTGGTGTTGTAGTGGCTCGCATCGATCGGGTGGTGACTCACGGAACCTTCGAACTCGACGGCGGCAGCTGGGAAGTCGATAACAACATCTGGCTGGTCGGCGACGACTCCGAGGTGGTGGTCTTCGACGCCGCCCATGAGGCGGCTCCGATCGTCGAAGCCACCGGTGGACGCAATGTGGTGGCGGTGGTGTGTACTCACGGCCACAACGACCATGTGACGGTGGCTCCCGAGCTCGGCAATGCGCTTGACGCGCCGGTGCTACTGCACCCAGGCGATGAGGTGCTGTGGCGGATGACCCACCCGGATAAAGACTTTCGCAGAGTTGCCGACGCGGAGACATTGCGTGTCGCTGGCACCGAGTTGCGTGCGCTGCACACTCCGGGACACTCGCCCGGGTCGGTGTGCTGGTACGCCCCCGAACTCGGCGTGGTGTTCAGCGGCGACACGCTGTTCTCCGGTGGCCCAGGAGCTACCGGTCGCTCATTCTCCGACTTCCCGACCATCCTGCGGTCGATATCCGAACGGCTCGGCGGATTGCCTGGCGCCACCGTCGTGCATACCGGCCACGGTGACAGCACCACCGTGGGAGAGGAGATCGTGCACTACGAAGAATGGGTCGCCAGAGGCCACTGAGCCCTAACAGGCCCAACTTTCACCGAGATCGACGTTTCGCAAGTCGCCTCTCGCACTTTTACCGCAAAACGTCGATCTCGCGGATCTGAGCAGATCTACCTTCCATCCAGGATGCGACGCTTTTCGGCCTGGAATTCGTCTTCGGTCAGCGCTCCGGAATCACGCAGTGCCGCCAGGGTTTTGAGCCGCTCGAGCCGGATCCCCTGCTCGCCTGGTTCGTAGGCGGGTCCGGGCGAATCCCCGGGCCGAACCGATGCGGTCGGCGATTCGGCCAAGTACGGCCTGTTCACCAGCGCGGATGCCGCCGCACGCCGGGCGCGGGCCAGCCACATCACCGACAACGCCAAATCGATCAGGCCGACGACAAACATGGCAACAAATATCCAGACCAGCCAACCAGATGAACTTTGGTGCCCGAAAGCCAGTCGCGGATTGATGTAGCCGCCGACTTGCCCCTCGGTCATGACGTTGTAGGTGGCCTCGACCGGTACGTCGACCACCCATACCCGCACATGCGCGTCGTTGTTGACCGTCGTTGTGCTGCCGATTCTTTCGGTTACCGTCGGTTGCGGCACACCCTCAGGCGGATTGATCGAGATCCCGAGCGGGGGCAGCGGCAGCCCGGTGCCACCGTTGCCCCCGATGACCAAGGTGTGCAGGCTCACACTGACCTCACCGGTCGGCAGGTGGACGCTGCCCGAACCGGGGATCGGCACCTCGCCGTAGGCGTTGTACTTGTCCAGCACAAATGTGTTAAGCACCAACGTGGTGATGAAGCCGGCGACCGACGCCACCAACATCACGATGGCGAGCGCCAACGAGGCCTTGGCGACGCCTCGGCTACTCATCAACGCCTCGGCTACTCATCAACGAAGTGTGTCACGCCTGCGCAGACTGCGGAGGGTGGCGACACCGAAGAAAACACCCAGCACGGCGAACGTGCTGGCCGGCACCCAGTCCCCCCACCGTCGGTAGGGCGTGGCATCGGATGTCAGCGGAACGCTGATGACGGTGACGCCGGTGAACTGCGACGTGCACCACGCCAGCCGGCGGCCCCTGGAATCGAAGGCCGAGCTATCCCCGGACAACCCGGCATGCACCGCTGGGAGCCCCACTTCGACGGCGCGCACCGCAGGCTGACCGGCCAACTGCGGTTGGGCCCAACTGCCTTGAAATGACGACGTGGAACTCTGATAGACCAGCAGCTGAGCCCCCAACAACGCTGCACGCCGGGTCAGATCGGAAAACGTCGTCTCGTAGCTGATCAACGGCCCGACATCGATGCCGCCGGCGCGCAGCACCACGGGCCCGCTCCCACGCCCGCGGTCCTCGGCGGCCGCCTTGCCATAGCGGGTAATGGCACCAAGAAACGGTCTCAGCGGCACGTATTCGCCGAACGGCACCAGCCGGGTCTTGCGGTAGCTGCCCTGCACCCCGTGGTCATCGACGAGCACCGATGTTTTGTAGATACCCCCGTTGGGTGCGCGCGCGTCGACATTGACCAGTAGGTCCGCACCGACCCTGCGCGCGAGCTCAGCCAGCCGAGCCACCGCGTCGGGTCGATCGGTGAGCTCGGCCGCGACGCTGCTTTCGCCCCAAACCACCACTTCTGGCCGAGTGCCCACCAACGTTGCGGTAAGCGCCTCACTAGCCGCCTGACGGGCCGCTGCGTCAGCGATGGGGCCCGTCTGCACCAGCGCCACCCGTACTGTCCGACTGGCAGGAGGCGTCCCGCCCGCCACGTACCACACGGGTCCAAAACCCATGCACGCCAACGCACACCCCAGCGCGACGAGGCGTCCCGCTCCCCGTTGCACGATCGCACTGGCGAGTGCGGTATTGGCTGCGATCACCAAAAAGCTGGTCAGCCACACCCCACCCAAGGACGCCGACGCCAGCGTTGCGGGCTGATTCCATTGCGACGCGCCCAGCGCCGCCCACGGACCGCCCAACGGCGGCCAAGATCGCACCGCTTCGGCCGCCACCCACGCACTGGGCACCACGATCAACGCTACGGCCACGCGTCTTGTGCTGACCGGCGGCGACAGCAGCCGGTGAGTCACCCATCCCCAAGGCAGCCACAACGCGCCGAGCCCGAACGCCATCAGCGCCAACACCGGACCGATGCTGCTGGCCAGCCAGTACTGGTTGGTCAGCACAAATCCGCCAACACCCAGAAAGGCCCGCACCGCCCCATCCCCCGACGTCGCCGCGGCGCGCACCACCAGCAGCAGCGGGACCACGGCGAACCACGCCAGCCACCACCACGATGGTGCGGGAAAAGCCAGCGCGGGTAGCGTGCCGAGGGCCAGCGCCGCCGCCCACCCGAGGGCGCGCCGTCGGCACGCTCCCGAGTCGAGGGCCATGCCGTTCAGCATGCCGCTCCGATTCGCGGCCGGCCAGAAAAAGAGCACACTAGACAGGCGTCACCGGAAAAGGAGTAATGGGCATGGCCAACAATCTCGTCGCAACGGTGCCCGATCTTTCGGGAAAGCTGGCTGTTGTCACGGGCGCCAACAGCGGACTTGGGTTCGGGCTGACTCGGCGGCTGTCCGCGGCCGGCGCCGATGTCGTGATGGCAATCCGCAACCGCGCCAAGGGCGAGGCGGCGATCGCGGAGATCCGCGCCGCGGTACCCGACGCCAAGTTGAGCATCAAGGCCCTCGACCTCTCGTCACTGAGCTCCGTCGCAGCGTTGGGTGAACAACTCAACTCGGAGGGCCGCCCGATCGACATCCTGATCAACAATGCCGGTGTCATGACCCCGCCCGAGCGCGACACCACCGCTGACGGCTTCGAATTGCAGTTCGGCAGTAACCATCTCGGACACTTTGCACTGACTGCCCAGGTGCTACCGTTGCTACGGGCGGCGCAGGGCCGGGTGGTTTCCCTCAGTAGCATCGCGGCCCGGCGCGGTCGGATTCATTTTGACGACCTGCAGTTCGACAAGTCATACGCCGCGATGTCGGCATACGGCCAGTCGAAGTTGGCCGTGTTGATGTTCGCCCGCGAGCTTGACCGTCGCAGCCGTGTGGCCAATTGGGGCGTCGTGTCCAATGCGGCCCACCCCGGATTGACCAAAACCAACCTGCAGATCAGCGGACCTTC belongs to Mycobacterium basiliense and includes:
- a CDS encoding SDR family oxidoreductase, yielding MANNLVATVPDLSGKLAVVTGANSGLGFGLTRRLSAAGADVVMAIRNRAKGEAAIAEIRAAVPDAKLSIKALDLSSLSSVAALGEQLNSEGRPIDILINNAGVMTPPERDTTADGFELQFGSNHLGHFALTAQVLPLLRAAQGRVVSLSSIAARRGRIHFDDLQFDKSYAAMSAYGQSKLAVLMFARELDRRSRVANWGVVSNAAHPGLTKTNLQISGPSHGRDKPALMQRLYTLSWRFAPFLWQEVDEGILPALYAAATPQAEGGSFYGPRGLYEAAGGGVAEAKVPARARNDADCQRLWEVSEQLTGVSYPKPS
- the lnt gene encoding apolipoprotein N-acyltransferase, producing MALDSGACRRRALGWAAALALGTLPALAFPAPSWWWLAWFAVVPLLLVVRAAATSGDGAVRAFLGVGGFVLTNQYWLASSIGPVLALMAFGLGALWLPWGWVTHRLLSPPVSTRRVAVALIVVPSAWVAAEAVRSWPPLGGPWAALGASQWNQPATLASASLGGVWLTSFLVIAANTALASAIVQRGAGRLVALGCALACMGFGPVWYVAGGTPPASRTVRVALVQTGPIADAAARQAASEALTATLVGTRPEVVVWGESSVAAELTDRPDAVARLAELARRVGADLLVNVDARAPNGGIYKTSVLVDDHGVQGSYRKTRLVPFGEYVPLRPFLGAITRYGKAAAEDRGRGSGPVVLRAGGIDVGPLISYETTFSDLTRRAALLGAQLLVYQSSTSSFQGSWAQPQLAGQPAVRAVEVGLPAVHAGLSGDSSAFDSRGRRLAWCTSQFTGVTVISVPLTSDATPYRRWGDWVPASTFAVLGVFFGVATLRSLRRRDTLR